The window CAGGCCCTGCAGACCGACATAGAGCTAGGACACCCGCGGGCCGCCGCATCCGCGCGCTGATTAGAGTTGTCGCTACCGAAAACCTGATCCGGGGTGACGGGCTGGTCGGGCTGTGATAGCGGAACGACCGATGGTCGAGTTTCTGACCAAGCTCCTGTTCGTCGCGCGATCCCGGCTGAAATCGATGCCCCGGAGATAGTCTGTTAAACGATCGAATGAACGATCGTGAGCATGCCGGGAGCACTACGGCATCTCATGCTAAAACTCTAGCCTTTTCAGCGCATTCGGAGTTTTCAGTAGCCACAGTGCCGAGAAAGTTGCGAGCCAAGCAAGAACGACGAGTCCTGTTATCGTTAGCTGATTTCTATTGATTCGTATTTAGTTTTATAATAATTACGCATACCGTGTTTAAGGTAGAGAATTCCGCTCGAACCTCTGCGACGCGCGCCGCGAAACGCAAATCCGATCGGCCAATAGCGCGTGCGAAGAAACCTAATTTCGGTGAGGTGATAGGCCGCAGGCGAAGAGAGCTGAATCTCACCCAGGACGCTGTCGCGACGCGAATCAAGACTTCGACCCCATATGTGGGGCACTTGGAATCGAGCAGGCGGCACCCGTCCGACAAGATTGTCACGAGGCTAGCGGAAGTGCTCGGCCTCGACAGCCGCAAACTGTTCTTTCTCGCCAACCCGGAGACGGAGGCTTTAATCTCTGCTCAACCGGAGCGGGCAGAAGGTTCGGTTTCGGCCTGGGACCAGTTCCGAAAGAACGAACAACTTCAACGCATCCACAACGTCTCGAACGGCGAGCTGGAGCTGTTGTCGCAAGTGACACGTCTCGGGGAAATTCATTCGCCTCGCGATCTGATCTATATTCTGAACGCGGTTCGTCACGCACTCGGAAGATAGCTGTCCACGCTCGTGTTTGGTTCCCAAGCCATAAAGCTCTGAGATCACGCTGCACGCCGGCGATACTACCGCGGCCCATCCCAAAACTCGAAGCTTTTCTAGCTTTCAGAGTTTTTAGTAGCC of the Candidatus Binatus sp. genome contains:
- a CDS encoding helix-turn-helix transcriptional regulator → MIGRRRRELNLTQDAVATRIKTSTPYVGHLESSRRHPSDKIVTRLAEVLGLDSRKLFFLANPETEALISAQPERAEGSVSAWDQFRKNEQLQRIHNVSNGELELLSQVTRLGEIHSPRDLIYILNAVRHALGR